ATCACGAAATGATGAGGAAAACACGAGATGGGTAGCTCAAGGGCACCACGAACCAGCAACAGACCAGTATTAAATGTGGTAGGAGAAACTGCGACATAGTCCAGGACTCCAGCAGTATGAGAGGTGGTAAGCGTTGCTCTTGCAGGTTCAGATATCTGCGACGAAATCGACCTACAATACATGACGAGAGAACGATCcatgggaagaggaaggagaatggtAAGCTAAGTAGAATGTTATATGGTCTTGGTGAAGATTCACGGTGAAGGCGCTAGACCACTTTTGGAAGGACAAGAGTATGGAGGTAGCTGCCTCCCATCTAGCTGCACTAGCAGCAATGAGCCGATCATACGCCGAACAGATCCCGTCTTGATGGTCTATATCTGATATCAATCTGTATATCTCTTCTACAGACAACGCGATCCGATCTGTTCTGTGAACAGCCATACAAGCCTCGACATGAGACGCGGTTCTATCCCGCAGATCCTGAAGCAATTCAACCAGGCATCTAAGCAGCTGGAGCGAGTCTTCTTTCCCAATGCTGGATGGCCTTACGTTTCGGACATTATTTCCCACTACATCGTTGGctatctctttggcttcaagAACGACTTTCTCGATTTCTGCGTCCTTTGTCTTTGCATGTTTGCACGCCATCGCAACGAAAGCGTACCCTTGACTGTGGCCCGATGAGAAGGttgtcatcttcagcagctATCTCAAGTTTCTGGACATTGTTGCCGTGGTATTGAAGCAGCAGTCGGACGTCACTTGTCTTCGTTTTGATGGCACCCTCAATGACACACACAAAAGGAGGCCGTCCGAGAGGAGTTCACTAACGGGACATCTTCCGCACCCTTGCTTGTTACTGCAGGATGTGGTGGTACAGGTATTAACTTACAATCGGGATCCGTCATTATCCAGATGGAGGTCTGGTGGAACATGAACCACGAAAGACAGGCCTATGCACGTTGCTTGCGTCAGGGCCAGGACAAGATGGTCAAGGTTTACAAGCTCTTCGCGGAGAACAGCAATATCGACATCATGATCTCGAAGTGCCAGGTTAGAAAAGACAAGCTGAACAGTCAAGTTATGAAGCCATTGGTTCGCAAGGACGATGACCCTTTGATTATCCCCGCTCTGCATAGTTGATTATTTGATCtagaattttcttttgtacTCCTACCTAGGGTGGCGACTCGCTATGTGTCTTAAGCCTATGCGTTGTGCGTTTTCTTTACATTGAAAAATTGCTTGGCATGTCCAGTGCAGCTCCCACACCACAATCTAGTCACCAAAGAAATTTATCGTGCTCACGTTAATgtccatcttccacatctAAGCAACTACCTCATGGATCCCATTGCGACGAGACGGCCTTCGTGATGGTGACAAATGGCCAGTATGTTTTCCCCGGCACATGGCGATCTGAAGCCCGTTGATTCAGCCTCTATATCCGGATATATGAAGCAGGTGTCACTTAGCCCCCGAGAAACGAATCCT
The sequence above is a segment of the Aspergillus oryzae RIB40 DNA, chromosome 3 genome. Coding sequences within it:
- a CDS encoding uncharacterized protein (predicted protein) codes for the protein MQSGDNQRVIVLANQWLHNLTVQLVFSNLALRDHDVDIAVLREELVNLDHLVLALTQATCIGLSFVVHVPPDLHLDNDGSRFELLSDGLLLCVSLRVPSKRRQVTSDCCFNTTATMSRNLR